A stretch of the Mycobacterium sp. ITM-2016-00317 genome encodes the following:
- a CDS encoding glycosyltransferase 87 family protein: MSNQQSPGGPGWKPTLAWRLFQILTLAALVAAGWRLLGHVPYRIDIDVYRMGGRAWLDGQSLYADGAMFQTRGGLELPFTYPPLAAAAFAPFAMLSLEAASVAITLTTLILLLVSTVIVLTRLDVWPDSRITGEPAWMRRCWLAAAIVAPAVLYLEPLRSNFDFGQINVVLMTLVIADCVPRRTPWPRGMLLGLAIAVKLTPAVFLLYFLLRRDTRALLVTAASAVVATLAGFALAWRDSWEYWTETVRNTDRIGTATLNTNQNIAGALARLGLGEGERFFVWVALCFAVLALTVWAARAALRAGQPVLALVAVAMFGLAVSPVSWSHHWVWALPTVLVTGVLAFRLRNPVLAAVSLIGLALMVWTPISLLPEHRETTASLWRQLAGSSYLWWALAVIVACATVSFRSLGRSPAPAQPTEAVKA; the protein is encoded by the coding sequence ATGAGTAATCAGCAGTCGCCCGGTGGGCCTGGTTGGAAGCCCACGCTGGCGTGGCGGCTGTTCCAGATTCTGACGCTCGCGGCGCTGGTCGCGGCGGGCTGGCGCCTCCTCGGCCACGTCCCCTACCGCATCGACATCGACGTCTACCGGATGGGCGGCCGCGCCTGGCTCGACGGACAGTCGCTCTACGCGGACGGGGCCATGTTCCAGACCAGGGGTGGGCTGGAACTGCCGTTCACCTATCCGCCGCTGGCCGCGGCGGCGTTCGCGCCGTTCGCGATGCTGTCGCTGGAGGCGGCCAGCGTGGCGATCACACTGACCACGCTGATCCTGCTGCTGGTCTCCACGGTGATCGTGCTGACCCGGCTCGACGTCTGGCCCGACTCCCGGATCACCGGCGAACCGGCCTGGATGCGCCGGTGCTGGTTGGCCGCGGCGATCGTCGCTCCCGCAGTGCTCTACCTGGAGCCGCTGCGCTCCAATTTCGACTTCGGCCAGATCAACGTCGTGTTGATGACGCTGGTGATCGCCGACTGCGTGCCGCGCCGCACACCGTGGCCCCGGGGCATGCTGCTGGGCCTGGCGATCGCGGTGAAGCTGACCCCGGCGGTGTTCCTGCTCTACTTCCTGCTGCGCCGGGACACCCGTGCGCTGCTGGTCACCGCGGCGTCGGCGGTGGTGGCGACGCTGGCCGGATTCGCACTGGCCTGGCGGGATTCCTGGGAGTACTGGACCGAGACGGTCCGCAACACCGACCGCATCGGCACCGCGACGCTGAACACCAACCAGAACATCGCCGGCGCGCTGGCCCGGCTGGGCCTCGGCGAGGGTGAGCGTTTCTTCGTGTGGGTGGCGTTGTGCTTCGCCGTCCTGGCCCTCACCGTGTGGGCGGCGCGGGCGGCGCTGCGTGCCGGGCAGCCGGTGCTGGCCCTGGTCGCGGTGGCGATGTTCGGCCTGGCCGTCTCCCCCGTGTCGTGGTCGCATCACTGGGTGTGGGCGCTGCCCACGGTGCTCGTCACCGGGGTGCTCGCCTTCCGGCTGCGCAATCCCGTCCTCGCCGCGGTGTCGCTGATCGGGCTGGCGCTGATGGTGTGGACACCGATCTCGCTGCTGCCCGAGCACCGCGAGACCACGGCCTCACTGTGGCGACAGCTCGCCGGCTCGTCCTACCTGTGGTGGGCGCTCGCGGTGATCGTCGCGTGCGCGACCGTGTCGTTCCGCAGCCTCGGCCGCAGCCCGGCACCCGCCCAGCCCACGGAAGCCGTCAAGGCCTAG